In uncultured Bacteroides sp., the sequence TCTGTTTGCTCATATTAAGACAAGCCAGTACAATAGGAACAATGTCACTTTTCTCCATTTGCTCTTTTGAACTCCCTGACAGAAATCTAGCCAATGCGCTGGCGCGTTGATGAGAACCCAGAGTAAGCAAAAAATGTCGGATCTCATCTTGAAAAAGAACAATAAGTGCAAGTACACCAACACTAACCAATTTGTTAAAAATAGCCCCCAGTAATCGCATTTCCAGAACCTGCGATACAACAAGCCAGATTAAAATAAAAACAAGAATGCCAGCAAACACATTTATAGAGCCCGATGCTTTCATCAGCTTATAAGTGTAATATAGCAAAAAAGCTACTAAAAGTATATCAATAAAGTCTTTTACTCCAAATGCAAAATTAGGCATGCTAATATTCTTTATTTATTTCTACATTTTTCTACAATCTTCACAGTTTGAACAGCTTCTTTCACGTCGTGTACCCGAATGATATCCGCCCCTTTTTGTAAAGCGATAGTGTTTACTACAGTTGTTCCGTTCAATGCTTCACTTGTAGGTATCCCAAGTAATTTGGTTATCATCGATTTTCTGGACAATCCAACAAGTATCGGGAGTTCAAAGATTCTAAAATCCTCCAGGTGATTAAGCAATTCATAGTTATGATCCAATGTTTTGCCAAAGCCAAATCCTGGATCAATAATTAAATCATTCAGTCCTTTTTCACTAAGTTTCTGTATTTTCTCCGCAAAATAAAGAAAGGTCTCTTTCAATAGATTCTCGTAATGAGGAGTATCTTGCATATTCTGAGGAGTCCCTTGCATGTGCTGCATTATATATGGAACTTGAAGACTCACAACTGTATTGAACATTTTTTTGTCCATCTCACCCCCGGAAATATCATTAACAATAGCAACGCCATACTCTTTTACACACATTTCTGCCACATCCGCACGGAAAGTATCAACAGAAATAATGGCATCAGGGTGATTCTCATTTAAGATTTTCAATGCCGGACGCAATCTTTTCTTTTCTTCCTCCGGAGAGATATCCTCTGCATTAGGACGTGAAGAATAAGCCCCGACATCAATAATAGAAGCTCCCTCATCCAGAATCTGTCTGGCACGATCAGCTATTGCCTGATCTGTCTGAACACGGCAACCTGAATAAAAAGAATCTGGCGTTATATTTAAAACGCCCATTACCTGAGGATATGAAAGATCTAACAGTCTTCCGTTTACATTGATAATTTTGGAGAATGATCGACTCATTACTGTTACTAGCTTAAATTAGTTCAAACGCAAAAATACACATTTTTTTTCTCATTCCTCTTTTAAATTATCTATATCTTTTTCTCTTCTATCACTTTTATTTTAGTAAATATTCCATTATAAACCATGAAAATCAGATAGTAATATTTGCCTAAACTTATGCATATTGCATTCAAACCGATAAATATTATATCCTATTTCAGTTAAGAAATTACTAATTTCTCTTAGTTGTAATTACAAGTTCTATATCTGTAAAGAAGTAAAAATAGTATTTTTTAATCCTACACGCTTATTAATCGCAATATTTTATTTAAGTTTGCAGCCAAAATGACTTTTAAAATGAATGATATGACTATACCTGCGCTTTACCAGATCTATCTTCAATGCCCTATCGTGACAACAGATAGCCGTAACTGCCTTGAAGGCTCTATATTTTTCGCTCTGAAAGGCGAAACATTTAATGGCAATTCTTTTGCTTCAAAAGCTTTAAAAGAAGGTTGTTCCTATGCTGTTGTAGATGAAGCTCAATATGCTGACCCTGAAAACAAGCATATTATATTAGTAGACGACAGCCTGAAAACACTTCAGATGCTAGCCAACTTTCATCGCAAGCAATTAGGGACCAGGGTTATTGGCATTACAGGTACAAATGGGAAAACCACAACTAAGGAACTGATTGCTGCCGTACTTTCTGAATCACATAATGTTCTATATACACAAGGAAATCTGAACAACCATATAGGAGTTCCTCTCACTTTACTGAAACTTCGGGCTCATCACAACCTGGCTGTCATTGAAATGGGAGCTAATCATCCGGGAGAGATAAAGACGTTAGTCAATATAGCTGAGCCCAATTATGGCATTATTACCAATGTGGGCAAAGCTCACCTAGAAGGTTTTGGATCTTTTGAGGGAGTAATCAAAACAAAAGGGGAACTTTATGATTTCTTGCGTCAAAAAGAAGATTCCATTGTCTTTATTCAAAATGAAAATCCCTTTTTAATAGATATTGCAGATGGATTAACTCTGATTCGTTATGGAGTAACAGAGAATCTTTATGTAAACGGCAAGATAACCTCTTGTTCGCCATATCTGGCTTTTGATTGGAAGGCTGGGAAAGATGGGAACATACATCACGTGCAAACTCAGCTGATTGGTGAATATAATTTTGATAATGCTTTAGCTGCTGTTGCTATTGGCCGTTTTTTTGGTGTGGAACCTGCAAAAATAGATCATGCACTAATAAATTACAAGCCTCAGAATAGTCGTTCACAACTAAAAGAGACTGAGAGTAACAAACTTATTATTGATGCT encodes:
- the cdaA gene encoding diadenylate cyclase CdaA, which produces MPNFAFGVKDFIDILLVAFLLYYTYKLMKASGSINVFAGILVFILIWLVVSQVLEMRLLGAIFNKLVSVGVLALIVLFQDEIRHFLLTLGSHQRASALARFLSGSSKEQMEKSDIVPIVLACLNMSKQRIGALIVVERSIPLYDIVRTGEVIDANVNQRLIENIFFKNSPLHDGAMVVSKKRIKAAGCILPVSHNLDIPKELGLRHRAAMGISQVTDAHAVIVSEETGAISVAFHGQFYLRLSAEELESILTKEN
- the folP gene encoding dihydropteroate synthase encodes the protein MSRSFSKIINVNGRLLDLSYPQVMGVLNITPDSFYSGCRVQTDQAIADRARQILDEGASIIDVGAYSSRPNAEDISPEEEKKRLRPALKILNENHPDAIISVDTFRADVAEMCVKEYGVAIVNDISGGEMDKKMFNTVVSLQVPYIMQHMQGTPQNMQDTPHYENLLKETFLYFAEKIQKLSEKGLNDLIIDPGFGFGKTLDHNYELLNHLEDFRIFELPILVGLSRKSMITKLLGIPTSEALNGTTVVNTIALQKGADIIRVHDVKEAVQTVKIVEKCRNK
- the murF gene encoding UDP-N-acetylmuramoyl-tripeptide--D-alanyl-D-alanine ligase, which produces MTIPALYQIYLQCPIVTTDSRNCLEGSIFFALKGETFNGNSFASKALKEGCSYAVVDEAQYADPENKHIILVDDSLKTLQMLANFHRKQLGTRVIGITGTNGKTTTKELIAAVLSESHNVLYTQGNLNNHIGVPLTLLKLRAHHNLAVIEMGANHPGEIKTLVNIAEPNYGIITNVGKAHLEGFGSFEGVIKTKGELYDFLRQKEDSIVFIQNENPFLIDIADGLTLIRYGVTENLYVNGKITSCSPYLAFDWKAGKDGNIHHVQTQLIGEYNFDNALAAVAIGRFFGVEPAKIDHALINYKPQNSRSQLKETESNKLIIDAYNANPTSMMAALRNFKRIDAKHKFVILGDMKELGESSIEEHQKIVDFIDSCHFERVILIGDQFAQTTHTYDTYENISEVIKAINKDKPKGCYFLIKGSNSMKLGLIIEHL